A single region of the Streptomyces sp. NBC_01803 genome encodes:
- a CDS encoding helix-turn-helix domain-containing protein encodes MTTASGGRGDLGRRAALRRRQLGLSQEEVAARAGMAPAYVRYLEEQSVTPGVGSLLRLAGALETSAAALRGEGTDLPPGLGREARHPELLEMDPGECRSRLATHGVGRIAVCEDGAPAVLPVNYSVVDGTVAFRTAPGSVPDRAAGQRVAFEVDHIDEALSQGWSVLLVGTARRVTDPATVRHLGARAHSGPWAGGDRPQWLCIDAERVTGRRVRTP; translated from the coding sequence ATGACGACGGCCTCAGGCGGACGCGGAGATCTCGGTCGGCGGGCGGCACTGCGGCGTCGCCAGCTCGGGCTCAGCCAGGAGGAGGTGGCCGCCCGGGCCGGGATGGCGCCCGCCTACGTCCGCTACCTCGAAGAGCAGTCCGTCACTCCGGGAGTCGGCTCGCTGCTCCGGCTCGCCGGCGCACTGGAGACCTCGGCCGCCGCGCTGCGCGGGGAGGGCACGGATCTGCCGCCCGGCCTCGGCAGGGAGGCCCGCCACCCCGAACTGCTGGAGATGGACCCCGGGGAATGCCGCTCCCGGCTTGCCACCCACGGGGTGGGCCGGATCGCGGTGTGCGAGGACGGAGCACCCGCCGTCCTGCCGGTCAACTACAGCGTCGTCGACGGCACCGTCGCGTTCCGCACCGCGCCCGGCAGCGTCCCCGACCGGGCCGCCGGGCAGCGGGTCGCCTTCGAGGTGGACCACATCGACGAGGCGCTCAGCCAGGGCTGGAGTGTGCTTCTCGTCGGCACTGCCCGGCGCGTCACGGACCCGGCGACCGTCCGGCACCTGGGTGCGCGGGCCCACAGCGGCCCCTGGGCCGGCGGGGACCGTCCCCAGTGGCTGTGCATCGACGCGGAGCGTGTCACCGGACGCCGCGTCCGGACCCCCTGA
- a CDS encoding NAD(P)H-dependent oxidoreductase subunit E gives MTTPPSPGPGPASAARFDAFRALAGRGDRPGERLVDALAAARRPTREPPGAWAPRVAADSGLPGAAGLGPASYYADLATPRGRRHVRVCSATACFSVTGGGHLQQVEEILGVTADHVRDDGSVSLQTVRCLGFCYAGPAALDGDTPCAGASLPAQLAGREPARAPEIPAADATGDPVLLGGVLGGERPWQVWPGVVTSGTRDGVLAEVAASGLRGRGGAGFPVAAKWGSTGGALDAVVVANGDEGDPGSFADRLLMEADPGRVLEGLALACFACGAARGVVLVRSEYPRALARLREALDDAYAAGHLGPAVHGTSTRLDIGVVAGAGSYVAGEETALIAGLEGARGCARPRPPYPTQRGVWDAPTVVHNVETLAALPWIVRRGGEAYARRGTPDESGTKLVCLSERFARPGCYEVELGTPLERIVTGLGGGLKDGARPAVVQVGGPLGGFLAGDRLDVPLTEVALAGRGAALGHAGLVALDDRVEPAAVLRHVWEFAAAESCGACSPCRVGSRRGLEIAAAGGPPDEDYGRMLRLLAEASLCAFGRRIPPAVRTLARAYGDRLPGWPR, from the coding sequence ATGACCACTCCGCCCTCCCCTGGCCCGGGGCCCGCTTCCGCCGCCCGCTTCGACGCCTTCCGTGCCCTGGCCGGGCGGGGCGACCGGCCCGGCGAACGGCTCGTCGACGCGCTGGCCGCGGCGCGCCGGCCGACGCGGGAACCGCCCGGCGCGTGGGCCCCCCGCGTCGCGGCCGACTCGGGCCTGCCCGGCGCGGCGGGGCTGGGCCCCGCCTCGTACTACGCGGATCTGGCAACGCCCCGCGGGCGGCGGCATGTCCGGGTCTGTTCCGCCACGGCCTGCTTCTCCGTCACCGGTGGAGGCCATCTCCAGCAGGTCGAGGAGATCCTCGGGGTGACGGCCGACCACGTGCGCGACGACGGCTCCGTGTCCCTGCAGACGGTTCGCTGCCTGGGGTTCTGCTACGCGGGTCCGGCCGCGCTGGACGGCGACACGCCGTGCGCCGGCGCCTCCCTGCCCGCCCAGCTCGCCGGCCGTGAACCCGCGCGGGCCCCCGAGATCCCGGCCGCGGACGCCACCGGTGACCCGGTGCTCCTCGGTGGGGTGCTGGGCGGTGAGCGGCCCTGGCAGGTCTGGCCGGGGGTCGTGACGTCAGGGACGCGCGACGGGGTGCTGGCCGAGGTGGCCGCGTCGGGGCTGCGCGGCCGGGGCGGAGCCGGCTTTCCCGTGGCCGCGAAGTGGGGATCCACCGGGGGTGCCCTGGACGCCGTGGTCGTCGCGAACGGGGACGAGGGAGACCCGGGATCGTTCGCCGACCGGCTGCTGATGGAGGCGGACCCCGGACGGGTGCTGGAGGGCCTTGCCCTGGCCTGCTTCGCCTGCGGCGCCGCGCGCGGCGTCGTGCTGGTGCGCTCGGAGTACCCGCGGGCCCTGGCCAGGCTGCGCGAGGCGCTCGACGACGCGTACGCCGCCGGGCATCTCGGCCCCGCCGTGCACGGGACGTCCACCCGGCTGGACATCGGCGTCGTGGCGGGCGCGGGGTCCTATGTAGCCGGAGAGGAGACGGCGCTGATCGCCGGCCTGGAGGGCGCCCGGGGGTGCGCCCGGCCCCGGCCGCCATACCCCACCCAGCGCGGCGTGTGGGACGCGCCGACGGTGGTGCACAACGTCGAGACGCTGGCCGCCCTGCCCTGGATCGTGCGGCGGGGCGGGGAGGCGTACGCCCGCCGCGGGACACCCGACGAGAGCGGGACCAAACTGGTCTGCCTGTCCGAACGGTTCGCCCGGCCGGGGTGCTACGAGGTGGAGCTGGGCACCCCGCTGGAACGGATCGTCACCGGGCTGGGCGGTGGCCTGAAGGACGGCGCCCGGCCCGCCGTGGTGCAGGTCGGCGGGCCCCTGGGAGGCTTCCTGGCCGGTGACCGCCTGGACGTGCCGCTGACCGAGGTGGCGCTGGCCGGACGCGGAGCGGCCCTCGGGCACGCCGGCCTGGTGGCCCTGGACGACCGGGTGGAGCCCGCGGCGGTACTGCGCCATGTGTGGGAGTTCGCGGCGGCGGAGAGCTGCGGCGCCTGCTCCCCGTGCCGGGTCGGCTCACGCCGGGGGCTGGAAATCGCCGCCGCGGGCGGCCCGCCGGACGAGGACTACGGGCGGATGCTGCGGCTGCTGGCCGAGGCCAGTCTGTGCGCCTTCGGCCGCCGGATCCCGCCTGCGGTGCGCACCCTGGCCCGTGCCTACGGCGACCGGCTGCCGGGGTGGCCGCGGTGA